The genomic DNA CAGCCGCCACTGAAGCATCCAGGCGGGCTCGTTCTTCTTCTCGGAGATGAACTTGACGGTCTCTTCCGACAGCCCCTTGGGGGCCTTGTCGGACTCGATCAGGGTTTCAAACCCATAACGATACTGGTCGACGTCGATGCGCTTCACGCGCTCGACCGTCTCTTGCACGGCTGGCATTCTATCCTCCGCTCGCGGTTTCAAGGACCGCGGTGGATCAAACTCGAACGAGTATTACGATGTTTCTGTGCGGAAAGCACGGCTTAGAACCGTTCAAGCCGTGTTTCATCGCTTAACTCTTAAGTAGGCTATTACCGAGCTTTCGCCAAGCCTCTAACGCCCTGTTGATGTCTTCTGGTTCCGTGGACCAGCCCAGACTGAGACGCACCGCTCCCTGGGCCACCGCCGGGTCACATCCCATGGCCGAAAGAACGTGCGACGGCTGGACCTTACCCGAGGAACAGGCCGAACCGGAGGAAACGGCGACGCCTTCGAGGTCAAAGCCAATCACAGCAGTCTCAGCCTTGAGACCCGGCGCCGTGAACAGAGCGGTATTTGGTAACCGTCCGACGTCCCCAGAGAAGATGGTTGCGCCCGCAACGCTCCGGATGCCATTTTCCAAGCGATTTCTGAGGGTTGCTATGCGCTCCGCATCCTCCGGCAGAGCCTGAAGCGCGACCTTCGCCGCCGCGCCGAAGCCGGCGATGCCTGCGACGTTCTCGGTGCCCGCGCGACGGTTCAGTTCCTGTCCCCCGCCCCGCAGCACCGGCTCCAGTCCGGCGATCCCCTCGGCCACGACCAGCGCGCCGACCCCCTTGGGACCGCCGATCTTGTGTGCAGAAAGGGTCGCAAGGTCGGCGCCTATAGCCTTGATATTGAACGGGATCTTGCCGAGCGCCTGGATCGCGTCGACGTGCAGCAGGCTCCCCGCCTCGTGGACGATGCCCGCAGCTTCGGCGACCGGCTGGAGCGCGCCCGTCTCGTTGTTTGCGGCCATGATCGACACCAGCGCCGGCGGGCCGTCGTTTAGCTGCGCCCTGAGATGGTCGAGGTCGACGACGCCGGAACGCGTGACGCCGATCAGGCCGATGGCGGCCCCCGGGAACCGGCCACCTGCCAGCACCGAGGCGTGCTCGACCGCCGAGACCAGCAGCCGTTCGACGGGTCCACCGGACGGCCCCCGCAACCCCGGCGAGAGGGCCAGCGCATTGGCCTCGGTTCCAGACGAGGTGAAGACGACGTTCCGTGGCAACGCGCCGACTGCCGCGGCAAGCGCAGCACGGGCGTCCTCGATCAACCGTCGCGCTTCCCGCCCCTCGGCATGGACCGACGACGGATTGCCGACGAGGTCATAGGCCGCAACCATCGCCGCCCGCGCCTCGGGGCGCAGCGGGGTGGTCGCGTTCCAGTCGAGATAGACACGGGTCGGCATCTCGCCCTCTTAGCACCTTTTGCCATCCGTCCAATCGGAGGGCGGCATGCATCAGGCCGGCTGGTGTTGCTCCATTCGGGCAACCATCCGCGGCGCCGCCCGCAGCCCGAACAGAGGCCGCAGCCAAGCGATGCGCCGGACCACTTCATAGGTCACCACGCAGGTGAGCGCGGTGCCGATGATGACAATGGAGGCCTCAATCCCGACCGGCAGGCCGCTGTCGCGCAATGCGTGCGCGATCACGATGATCGCGGTCTGATGCACGATGTAGTACGGGAAGATCGCGTCGGTCAGATAGCGCCGCACGGGGCTGTCGGCCGTGAGGTGGCGCCGCGCAAAGCCCAGTACGGCGGCGATCGCGAGCCATTGGTAGCAGCCATAGGCCGAGGCGGCGGTCCATTTCAGCGCGGGCGACGGCGCAAACAGACCGGCGCGAAGCAGGATGAAGGCCAGGAAGCAGACGGCTGCAGCTGCCAGAGCCACCCAGCGCTGGCGCTCGACATTGCGCCAGATCCCCTCCTGCTTCGCCAGCAGGAAACCGGTCAGGAAGGCCGTCGCGTGGTCCGCATGGTTGTACCAGTCGCCGAACAGCGCATGCGTCGACGGGAAGGCCGGGAACAACACCAGGCGCCAGGCCGCGTACAGCAGGCAGGGCACGATCAGGAGCCATGGCCCGGCGAGCATGACGGCCAGCTTCCGGCCCAGCCAGTCAGCGCCGGCGGGCCACAATGCGAGCACGCCGATCAAGGCCATCGTGTAGACCCACAGATAGACCACGAACCAGAGATGGTTCCAGGTCGGCAGCACGATGCAGGGATTCGGACAGAACTGCGCACCGAAGGCAAAGTAGTGCCTGGTGTAGAAATCGAAAAAGCCCGCGGGATAGCCGAGGCTTTCGACGACCTGGAGATAGGATTGCGGCGGCACGATCGCGAGCATGCCGAAGATCAGGGGGATCAAGAGCCGCACAGACCGCGCCCCGGCGAGCGAGGCGAGAGTGGACTTGCCGAGCATGAAGCGGGTGGCAACCCCTGACACCAGGAACAACAGCGACAGCCGCCAGGGGTTGAGGAACAGCATCACCGGTTCCAGCCAGGTCAGCCGGTGCACGCTCTTGATGTGAAATCCCCAGGACACGTAGAGCATTCCGACGTGGTAGAAGATCAAGAGCCCGAAGGCTAAAATCCGCACCCAGTCCAGATCGATACGCCTGTCCGTGCTCGGGAATTGCTGTGGTGTTGTCATGGTTTTCTGCTCCTTGAGGGGACGACGAACGCGGTTTTCGGGCCAGGTTGAAACTGAAAATGGCTGACACCGAAAATGCCCCACTGACGGAGCGCGTCGAGCCGGTTTGGGATCAGAATCGGACGCGAGGGGATGAGCCGCCGGTGGCTGGGACGAGCGGCGGGCCGTTTGGGATCAGGGGCGGCGACCGGACGATGTTCGCTGCGATCGCTGCCGTCGCGCTCGCGACCGGAATCGTCAATGCGTTTTCGGGCGCTCAGGACGCTGCCTGGCGCGGCGACAGCTACGACATCGGCCGGCGGCTGTTTTGGGAGATGTCGAGCATCGCAATCATCCTGCTGCTGCTGCCGCTCCTGGTGCTGGCGGTTCGCCGCATGCGCCGGAGCGCCGGCCTCGCCACGCGGGCCGGAATCGGGGCGATCGCCCTGCTCGGCTTCTCAGCGCTCCACATCACCGGCATGGTCTGGCTGCGGAAGCTCGCGCTCTGGCTCGCGGGAGGCACCTACGATTTCCGCTTCTCGCTTGCGACGGTCCTTTACGAATTCCGCAAGGACGCCGTGGCCGTCGTCCTGATCGCCGGCACGATCTGGCTGCTCGAAAGCCGGCGCGAACTGAAGAGCGCCGCCCTCGCTCCGTCGGCAGCCCCCGCCCCGCAGCAGCCGTCGTCCGCGAATCTGATCTGGCTGCGCGACGGGACGAGCCGCGTTCGCGTGGTGCCGCACGACATCCTCTGGGTCGCTTCCGCCGGCAATTACATCGAATACAGCCTCGCCGACGGCACGCAGCACCTGATCCGGGGCACGCTAGCCGCGGCTGAAAGCGAGCTGGCGCGCTTTTCCATCGTTCGCGTTCATCGCACCAAGCTTGCCAATCTCGACCGGGTGAGCGGCGTGGACCTCAAGGCCTCCGGCGATTTCGAGCTCGTCTTCGACAACGGGCAGACACTTGGAGGCAGCCGGCGTTACCGGCCGGCAGTCGTCTCCCTCGGCAGCCGGACCGCCCCGGCCGGAATCGCCGCTACCGATCAACCGACGATCCATAAACAGCCGTGATTCCAATCGGTTGAGCGGCACCCTCCGGCACCGCGGTCCGCCACCGTCGTAGCCCGGTTGATCCATGCGGCGACACATCACCGGCGGCCGGCCGGCGATGACGCTGCCATGACGGGCTAAGCTCTTGAGTCGATTGAGAGATGTCGAAGAAGCTTGCTTTTTGACCCTTGCCTCGTGTTAGAAGCGCGCATCAGTTCACCTGCGCGCCACTCGCGCATCATCCGAGGGCGCGCCTCTCCACCTTTCATCCGTGCTCCCGTCGGCGGCAACGCCGGAAGAGCCACAATCGGACGATTGCGCAGGGATCACCTCCAAGGGACTCAATCAGAGACATCCATGCCTGAAGTCATTTTCACCGGCCCTGCCGGCCGCCTCGAGGGTCGCTATCATCCGGCAAAGCAGAAGAACGCGCCGATCGCGATGATCCTGCATCCGCATCCGCAGTTTCACGGCACGATGAACCATCAGATCGTGTACCAGTGCTACTACGCCTTCGCGCATCGCGGCTTCTCGGTGCTGCGCTTCAACTTCCGCGGCGTCGGCCGCAGCCAGGGCTCGTTCGACCACGGCACCGGCGAATTGTCCGATGCCGCCGCAGCTCTCGACTGGGCGCAGACCATCAATCCCGAAGCGCGCGCCTGCTGGGTCGCCGGCTTCTCGTTCGGCGCCTGGATCGGGATGCAGCTCCTGATGCGCCGCCCCGAGGTCGAAGGCTTCATCTCGATCGCGCCGCCCGCCAACCTCTACGACTTCTCGTTCCTCGCGCCCTGCCCGTCCTCGGGCCTGATCGTGCACGGCGAGAAGGACGCGGTGGTGCCGCCCAAGGACGTCAACACGCTGGTCGAGAAGCTGAAGACGCAGAAGGGCATCGTGATCGACCAGCAGGTCATCCCCGGCGCCAACCATTTCTTCGACACCAAGCTCGAGCCGCTGATGGAGACCATCACGGCGTATCTGGATATGCGCCTGGCAAACGTTCGCTAAGCCAACTTCAACGCCACGATCCCCGTCAAGACGAGCGCGATGCCCGCAAGCTTCATCGCGCTTAGGGTCTCGCCGAACAGCACGACGCCCATCAAGAACGTGCCGGCAGCGCCTATGCCGGTCCACACCGAATAGGCGACGCCGACTTCGAGCACCTTCAAGGCGCGTCCGAGCAGGACGACGAAGGCGGCGAGCAGCACGACCGAAACGATGCTCCAGCCCAAGCGCGTGTAGCCTTCGGCATATTTCATCGAGATCGCCCAGCCGACATCGAGCGCGCCGGCGACCACCAGCATCAGCCAGGCCATGGATTGCGACATCGGCGTTGCGCTCAGGCCGCGAGCTTGAGCAGATGCGCGTCGTGCCGAACGAGGAAGGCGCGCAGCAATTGCAGATAGTCGGCGCCGACGGCCGTGCGCACGCTCGGACGTTTCGCAAGCTCAGCGCGCCAGGCGCGGACCTTCGGCACATCGCGGAAGATGCCGTGCTCGGTTAGCTCGTCGAACAGGTCGAAATAGCGGAAGATGGGCGCGAACACCGCATCGACGAGGCTGAACGCGGTGCCTGCGAAGAACGAACCCGCACCAAGTGTCGCCTCGACACGCGCGAATTTTGCGACGAGCGCCTGCCGCTTGCTTTCGAACGTCGCAGGATCGGCCGTCGTCTCCAGCCCCCAGAGATCGCCGAGGATCGCCGAACCGAACTCCATCCAGGCGCGGTGCTCGGCGCGTTTCAGAGGATCGGCCGGATGCAGCCTGGCGCCGCCTTGCGTCTCCTCGATGTACTCGCAGATCACATTGCTCTCGAACAGCGCGACCTCGCCTTTGTCAGTCGTCACCACCAGCACCGGCACCTTGCCGAGCGGCGACAGCTTCAAGAACCATTCGGGCTTGTTGGCGAGATCGATATCGACCCGCTCGAACGGAACGCCCTTCTCCTTCAACGCGATCACGGCGCGCTGCACGTAGGGGCAAAGCTTGTGGCTGATGAGTTTTAATGAAGCAGGCATGGCGCGATCCCGGCGGTTCGATGCAGCTGCATTCAATGTAGATGCAGTTGCATGCATCCGTCAAGATCCATGCGGATGCATTAATCGGTCGCCTCAGGGCCGCGCGATCACCCCGCCGGTCATCGGCATCGGCACGCCCGTGGTCGCGGGATAGGACAGCGGCAAGCCCTTCAGGCCGCGGGCGGCGAGGAAGCCGAAGGCCTGGGCCTCGATGGCGTCGGAGGCCCAGCCGAGCGTCTCGGCGGCCTCGACGGTGGCCGAACCCACCCGATCCCGCAGCACCCTGAGCATGGTGAGGTTGCGGGCGCCGCCGCCGCAGACGATCCAGCTCCGCGGCCGCCGTGGCAGCAGCGGAATGATTCGGGTGATCGCCGCTGCGGTGAAGGCGGTCAGCGTCGCGGCGCCGTCGGCCGGCGCGACGTCGCCGAGCCGGAGCGCAGCGAAGTCGTTGCGGTCCAGCGATTTCGGCGGCGGCAACGCAAAGAAAGGCAGCTCCAGCGCGCGGGCGATCCAGGCCTCGTCGGCCTTGCCGAGAGCTGCGAACTTTCCTTCCGCATCGAACGCCTGGTTCATGGTGCGGTACATGAAATCGTCCAGCAGCGCGTTGCCGGGGCCGGTATCGCAGGCGATCAGCGTATCGTTGCCGTCGATATAGGTGATGTTGGAGACGCCGCCGATATTGACCACGACGATCGGCCCCTCGCGGTTCAGCGAGTTGGCGAGCGCCCGGTGGTAGACGGGTACGAACGGCGCGCCCTGCCCGCCGGCCTCGACATCGGCGGCGCGGAAATCGTGCATCACGGGGATATGGATCGCCCTGGCCAGTGCCGGCGCGTCGCCGATCTGCACCGTCAGCCGCCGCTCGGGGCGGTGCAGCACGGTCTGGCCGTGGAAGCCGACGATGTCGATATCCTCGGGCTTCATCCGGTTCTGGGCGACGAAGGCGGCAACCGCCTCGGCGTGAGCCTGGGTCACCGCGCGCTCGGCCTCGGCCAGGATGCCCGGCCGGGCGTCTCTTTGCGGCAGGTGCACGGCCTCGGCGAGCGCCTGCCGCAGAAGATTGCGCTCCGCCGGGCTATAGGCCCGGTAGCCGGACGGCCCGAATGCCTTCACCTGTTTTCCATCGGTTTCGATCAGCGCGACATCCACCCCGTCCAGCGAGGTGCCGCTCATCAAACCGAGTGCCGTCAACATCATGGATCAGCGTCCTCGAGACCCTCTCCGGCATGCCGATCTTGTGCCAGAGGGACACATCTTATAATGCCACAGCGCCAAGTGGCGGGTGGCCGTCGGGTTCCAACGCAAGACCCTTAAATTGCCCCCAAAACAGTAAACCAAGAATTGTTGGGCATGCCGACAGATGACTGCATTTAAATCGGATTTCCTCAATACCCTGCAGGAACGTGGCTTCATCCACCAGTGCTCCGATTTCGAGGGGCTGGACGCGCTCGCCGCCAAGGGCGAGGCGACCGCCTATGTCGGCTACGATTGCACCGCCCGCTCGCTGCACATCGGCAACTATCTGACCATGATGATGCTGCACTGGCTGCAGCAGTCCGGCAACAAGCCGATCACGCTGATGGGCGGCGGCACCACCATGGTGGGCGATCCCTCCGGCAAGGACGAGACGCGCGCGATGCGCACGGTCGCCGAGATCGAGGACAACAAGGCCTCGATCCGCGGCGTGTTCGCCAAGGTGCTGCGCTATGGCGATGGCAAGAGCGACGCCATCATGCTCGACAATGCGGAATGGCTGACCAAGCTGAACTGGATCGAGATGCTGCGCGACGTCGGCCGGCATTTCTCTGTCAACCGCATGCTGACGATGGACTCCGTGCGCCTACGCCTCGAGCGCGAGCAGGAGATGAGCTTCATCGAGTTCAACTACATGGTCTGCCAGGCCTACGACTTCGTCGAGCTCGCCAAGCGCACCGGCTGCAAACTGCAGATGGGCGGGTCCGACCAGTGGGGCAACATCATCATGGGCGTCGATCTCGGCCGCCGCATGGGCACGCACCAGCTGTTCGCGCTGACGACGCCGCTGCTCACCACCGCGTCCGGCGCCAAGATGGGCAAGACCGCGCAAGGCGCGGTGTGGCTCAACGCCGACGCGTTCTCGCCTTATGATTTCTGGCAATACTGGCGCAACACCGAGGATGCCGACGTCGGCAAATTCCTGAAACTGTTCACGACGCTGCCGATCGCCGAGATCAGGAAGCTCGAAGCGCTCGGCGGCTCGGAGATCAACGAGGCCAAGAAGGTGCTCGCCACCGAAGCAACGGCGCTGCTGCACGGCCGCGATGCCGCGAACGAAGCGGCGGAGACCGCGCGCCGCACCTTCGAGGAAGGTGCGCTCGCCGAGAGCCTGCCTACGGTGGAAATTCGGCGCGGCGAACTGGACGCCGGCCTCGGCGTGCTCAGCGCCTTCGTCAAGGCAGGCCTCGTTGCCTCCAACGGCGAGGCGCGGCGGCAGATCAAGGGCGGCGGCCTGCGTGTCAACGACGAGCCCGTCACCGACGAGAAGATGACGCTTTCTGCAGCCAATCTGACGCCGGAAGGCGTGATCAAGCTGTCCTTCGGCAAGAAGAAGCACATCCTGATCAAGCCTGCATAGGCGTATGAGCTTTTCGCTGCTTGTCAGGGTGCGCGGATGCGCGCTCCCTGACCGGCAATGGATCAGAACACGCCCGGCAGGGAAACGAGCAAGGACGGCGTCGCGGCGGCGCCGCAAGCTGCCGTGCGTATCGCGCTCACCGTGCTCGCGCTCTGCTTTACGCTGGCCGTGCTCGGCCGCGGGCTCGGCGACAGTTTTACGGTGTTCCTGAAGCCGATTTCGGAAAGTTTTGGCTGGGACCGTGCGCAGATCGTCTCGGTCTATTCCCTCACCTGGCTTGCGAGCGGTCTCACCGCGCCCTTCGTCGGACGGCTGTTCGACCATTCCGGACCGCGCATCGTCTATGCCCTCGGACTGGCGCTGCTCGGCGCGGCGTTCCTGACCGCGGCCCACGCGCAACATCTCTGGCAATTCCAGCTTACGATCGGCCTCTGCGTCGGCATCGGCGTCGCCTTCATCGGCATCGTGCCGAACTCGATCCTGCTCGGCCGCTGGTTCGGGCCTCGCCTGCCGACCGCGATGTCGGTGGTGTATTCGGCAATGGGCGGCGGCGTGCTGGCGCTGCTCCCGGCGTCGCAGCTCCTGATCGACCGCATCGGTTGGCGCGGGACCTACCAGCTGTTCGGCATCGCGGCCCTGGGCCTTCTGGTGCCGCTGATGCTGCTGCCGTGGCGGCTGTTTGCCGCGGGCTCGCCGCACGTCGTGAAGAAGACCGATCCGGATTTCGTCGACAATGGCTGGACGCTTCTCGGCGCGATGCGCCACCACGCTTTCTGGGCGCTGTTCTCGACCTTCTTCTTCACCGCCGTCGGCATGTACGCGATCGCCGCGCAGATCGTGGCCTATCTGATCGATGCCGGCTTCCCACCGCTGCAGGCCGCGACGGCCTGGGGCTTTTCCGGTGTCGTGCTGGTGTTCGGAATGCTCGGCGTGTCCGCGCTCGACGGGCTGATCGGACGGCGGCCGTCGGTGCTGCTCAGCTACGCGATCTCGATCCTCGGCATCGTGCTGCTATGGCTGCTGCAATATTCGCCGAACATCCTCCTGCTCGCCGGTTTCGTCATCTGCTTCGGCAGCATGATGGGCTCGCGCGGCCCGCTGATCAGCGCCACCGCGATGCGGATCTTCCAGGGCAAGCGCGTGGGA from Bradyrhizobium sp. CCBAU 53351 includes the following:
- a CDS encoding cysteine desulfurase family protein; protein product: MPTRVYLDWNATTPLRPEARAAMVAAYDLVGNPSSVHAEGREARRLIEDARAALAAAVGALPRNVVFTSSGTEANALALSPGLRGPSGGPVERLLVSAVEHASVLAGGRFPGAAIGLIGVTRSGVVDLDHLRAQLNDGPPALVSIMAANNETGALQPVAEAAGIVHEAGSLLHVDAIQALGKIPFNIKAIGADLATLSAHKIGGPKGVGALVVAEGIAGLEPVLRGGGQELNRRAGTENVAGIAGFGAAAKVALQALPEDAERIATLRNRLENGIRSVAGATIFSGDVGRLPNTALFTAPGLKAETAVIGFDLEGVAVSSGSACSSGKVQPSHVLSAMGCDPAVAQGAVRLSLGWSTEPEDINRALEAWRKLGNSLLKS
- a CDS encoding LytTR family DNA-binding domain-containing protein: MFAAIAAVALATGIVNAFSGAQDAAWRGDSYDIGRRLFWEMSSIAIILLLLPLLVLAVRRMRRSAGLATRAGIGAIALLGFSALHITGMVWLRKLALWLAGGTYDFRFSLATVLYEFRKDAVAVVLIAGTIWLLESRRELKSAALAPSAAPAPQQPSSANLIWLRDGTSRVRVVPHDILWVASAGNYIEYSLADGTQHLIRGTLAAAESELARFSIVRVHRTKLANLDRVSGVDLKASGDFELVFDNGQTLGGSRRYRPAVVSLGSRTAPAGIAATDQPTIHKQP
- a CDS encoding MFS transporter; the encoded protein is MDQNTPGRETSKDGVAAAPQAAVRIALTVLALCFTLAVLGRGLGDSFTVFLKPISESFGWDRAQIVSVYSLTWLASGLTAPFVGRLFDHSGPRIVYALGLALLGAAFLTAAHAQHLWQFQLTIGLCVGIGVAFIGIVPNSILLGRWFGPRLPTAMSVVYSAMGGGVLALLPASQLLIDRIGWRGTYQLFGIAALGLLVPLMLLPWRLFAAGSPHVVKKTDPDFVDNGWTLLGAMRHHAFWALFSTFFFTAVGMYAIAAQIVAYLIDAGFPPLQAATAWGFSGVVLVFGMLGVSALDGLIGRRPSVLLSYAISILGIVLLWLLQYSPNILLLAGFVICFGSMMGSRGPLISATAMRIFQGKRVGTIYGTISIGSGLGSAFGSWSGGLIHDATHGYNALLAFALASVVLGMIPFLVVPALRR
- a CDS encoding multidrug efflux SMR transporter, which encodes MSQSMAWLMLVVAGALDVGWAISMKYAEGYTRLGWSIVSVVLLAAFVVLLGRALKVLEVGVAYSVWTGIGAAGTFLMGVVLFGETLSAMKLAGIALVLTGIVALKLA
- a CDS encoding acyltransferase family protein, with amino-acid sequence MTTPQQFPSTDRRIDLDWVRILAFGLLIFYHVGMLYVSWGFHIKSVHRLTWLEPVMLFLNPWRLSLLFLVSGVATRFMLGKSTLASLAGARSVRLLIPLIFGMLAIVPPQSYLQVVESLGYPAGFFDFYTRHYFAFGAQFCPNPCIVLPTWNHLWFVVYLWVYTMALIGVLALWPAGADWLGRKLAVMLAGPWLLIVPCLLYAAWRLVLFPAFPSTHALFGDWYNHADHATAFLTGFLLAKQEGIWRNVERQRWVALAAAAVCFLAFILLRAGLFAPSPALKWTAASAYGCYQWLAIAAVLGFARRHLTADSPVRRYLTDAIFPYYIVHQTAIIVIAHALRDSGLPVGIEASIVIIGTALTCVVTYEVVRRIAWLRPLFGLRAAPRMVARMEQHQPA
- a CDS encoding glutathione S-transferase family protein translates to MPASLKLISHKLCPYVQRAVIALKEKGVPFERVDIDLANKPEWFLKLSPLGKVPVLVVTTDKGEVALFESNVICEYIEETQGGARLHPADPLKRAEHRAWMEFGSAILGDLWGLETTADPATFESKRQALVAKFARVEATLGAGSFFAGTAFSLVDAVFAPIFRYFDLFDELTEHGIFRDVPKVRAWRAELAKRPSVRTAVGADYLQLLRAFLVRHDAHLLKLAA
- a CDS encoding alpha/beta hydrolase; this encodes MPEVIFTGPAGRLEGRYHPAKQKNAPIAMILHPHPQFHGTMNHQIVYQCYYAFAHRGFSVLRFNFRGVGRSQGSFDHGTGELSDAAAALDWAQTINPEARACWVAGFSFGAWIGMQLLMRRPEVEGFISIAPPANLYDFSFLAPCPSSGLIVHGEKDAVVPPKDVNTLVEKLKTQKGIVIDQQVIPGANHFFDTKLEPLMETITAYLDMRLANVR
- the tyrS gene encoding tyrosine--tRNA ligase, whose product is MTAFKSDFLNTLQERGFIHQCSDFEGLDALAAKGEATAYVGYDCTARSLHIGNYLTMMMLHWLQQSGNKPITLMGGGTTMVGDPSGKDETRAMRTVAEIEDNKASIRGVFAKVLRYGDGKSDAIMLDNAEWLTKLNWIEMLRDVGRHFSVNRMLTMDSVRLRLEREQEMSFIEFNYMVCQAYDFVELAKRTGCKLQMGGSDQWGNIIMGVDLGRRMGTHQLFALTTPLLTTASGAKMGKTAQGAVWLNADAFSPYDFWQYWRNTEDADVGKFLKLFTTLPIAEIRKLEALGGSEINEAKKVLATEATALLHGRDAANEAAETARRTFEEGALAESLPTVEIRRGELDAGLGVLSAFVKAGLVASNGEARRQIKGGGLRVNDEPVTDEKMTLSAANLTPEGVIKLSFGKKKHILIKPA
- a CDS encoding anhydro-N-acetylmuramic acid kinase — encoded protein: MMLTALGLMSGTSLDGVDVALIETDGKQVKAFGPSGYRAYSPAERNLLRQALAEAVHLPQRDARPGILAEAERAVTQAHAEAVAAFVAQNRMKPEDIDIVGFHGQTVLHRPERRLTVQIGDAPALARAIHIPVMHDFRAADVEAGGQGAPFVPVYHRALANSLNREGPIVVVNIGGVSNITYIDGNDTLIACDTGPGNALLDDFMYRTMNQAFDAEGKFAALGKADEAWIARALELPFFALPPPKSLDRNDFAALRLGDVAPADGAATLTAFTAAAITRIIPLLPRRPRSWIVCGGGARNLTMLRVLRDRVGSATVEAAETLGWASDAIEAQAFGFLAARGLKGLPLSYPATTGVPMPMTGGVIARP